In a single window of the Drosophila miranda strain MSH22 chromosome XL, D.miranda_PacBio2.1, whole genome shotgun sequence genome:
- the LOC117187470 gene encoding uncharacterized protein LOC117187470: MNGHHRKRKWQAGRGEDLTPDDRSELIAELMAKLDGVNFVADFFHICRLKLLITDCLPDHKEQLLRILIGCVTRPPSPATASYAKIVSLLCNDFDLLMVDCIRALMVVHQKALIDGKWEKARGLESFFAELCK, translated from the coding sequence ATGAACGGTCATCATCGCAAGAGAAAGTGGCAAGCTGGGCGCGGTGAGGATCTCACCCCCGACGACCGTAGTGAGTTAATTGCCGAGTTGATGGCTAAACTAGACGGAGTCAATTTCGTCGCCGACTTTTTCCACATCTGTCGACTGAAACTGCTGATCACCGACTGCCTGCCCGACCACAAGGAGCAGCTGCTACGCATTCTCATAGGCTGTGTGACCCGGCCCCCCAGCCCGGCCACAGCTAGCTACGCCAAAATTGTGAGTCTCCTCTGCAACGACTTTGATCTCCTGATGGTCGACTGCATCCGCGCCCTGATGGTGGTCCACCAGAAGGCACTCATCGATGGCAAGTGGGAGAAGGCGCGCGGCCTGGAGAGCTTCTTCGCCGAGCTATGCAAGTGA
- the LOC117187033 gene encoding uncharacterized protein LOC117187033 encodes MSMGVQANVDASPSSSYRLADVHGYILIYIFNFVFKTFIIFQLFLLHLDDILPQALKLQPRNNNQPTGCSTIIVNQKNCRLLGHTEDALTESLNHYYFVDAHIISDKPQGKYNVKEEHFMSLCYAGHLPGYTMNQNYHGLVFSINTISAELLRSGKTPRHFLTRALLATSNVDDAFRVLKDAGVGAADACSINFTFLADPRQMFYNVEMAPSPDRKNESLLNIKEIPLGNHNYHVNQFDRIRQDQANALMVDSSVSRMQAFGTYKPPSSEQDVRHMLGDVSGGMYCVWRENGSCDEVVKTIAVGIIDLTARTMSLYSDNPSQTEPHCRLPLLFK; translated from the exons AGATTAGCAGACGTACATGgttatattttaatatatatatttaattttgtttttaaaacgtttatcaTATTTCAGCTCTTTCTGCTGCACCTTGACGACATCCTGCCGCAGGCGTTGAAGCTACAGCCGCGCAACAATAACCAGCCGACTGGCTGCTCCACAATCATTGTCAACCAAAAGAATTGC CGACTGTTGGGTCACACCGAGGATGCCCTGACGGAATCCCTCAATCATTACTATTTTGTTGACGCGCACATCATCAGCGACAAGCCGCAGGGCAAATACAATGTCAAGGAGGAGCACTTTATGTCCCTGTGCTATGCCGGACACTTGCCCGGCTACACCATGAATCAGAATTATCATGGCCTGGTCTTCAGCATCAATACGATCAGTGCGGAGCTGTTGCGCAGTGGCAAGACAC CGAGACACTTCTTGACACGAGCCCTGCTGGCCACCAGCAATGTGGACGATGCTTTTAGGGTGCTCAAGGACGCAGGTGTGGGAGCAGCCGATGCCTGCTCCATTAACTTTACCTTCTTGGC CGATCCCCGCCAGATGTTCTATAATGTGGAGATGGCGCCTTCGCCAGACCGTAAGAATGAGTCGCTTTTGAACATCAAGGAGATACCCTTGGGCAATCATAACTACCATGTGAATCA ATTCGATCGCATACGCCAGGATCAGGCCAACGCTCTGATGGTCGACTCCAGCGTATCGCGAATGCAGGCGTTCGGCACCTACAAGCCGCCATCGAGCGAGCAGGATGTGCGCCATATGCTGGGCGATGTCTCTGGGGGAATGTATTGCGTGTGGCGCGAGAATGGCAGCTGTGATGAGGTGGTCAAAACCATTGCCGTTGGCATTATCGATCTCACCGCTAGGACCATGTCGCTCTATTCGGACAATCCCAGTCAGACGGAGCCTCACTGCAGGTTGCCTCTGCTCTTCAAGTAG